AAGGCTGATCCAGAAGTATGGTGAGGGTTCCGAAGAAATTCTCGACCGAACCTTTGGCGGCAAGGGCAAGGGCAAGTCCGCCTATTCCCAGTGAGGCTATGAGGGGGGCAAGATCGACGCCGGTCAGGGCCTGAAGAAGCATTATTGAGCCTATAATGATCATGAAGACTCGAAGTGCCCGCCCAACCAGAGGGGCAATCATCAGGTTTATGGAGTTACCGGTGCTCTTTGCCCAATTGTAAAGGCGCAGGTCGACGAATTTTATGAGGCGGTACAAAATCCATAAAACTGTTACCAGCCCTCCGATGTCTGCTATGCGGCTCGCCGTGAAATGCACAGGGTTTGACCCGTCAGGGCGCTGAAAGTGTGAAAACAAAGGAGAAATAGCCCCATATACTCCGTAAACCCATATAAACAGAGACAGAGGAGCCTGGACGGTCTGCAAAGCAAGGAAGTGCCACGATGTATCCCGTCCGGCATCACGGAGTCTTCTGATCCGCCGATTTATCAGGAATCGAATAAACCTCTCCAGGACGATAACAAGGAAAATCAGGAGAAAACACACCAGCAGCTTAAGCCAGGTTATTCCCAGAAAGAGAGTGGTGTTTACCCAGGGGCCCAAAAGCTTTGCCGCTTTCCTGCCGATCAGGTCTATTGTCTGACCCAGCTTCTTGCCTGCTACATCTATCTTCTGGGTTTCCACGGGGGTTACTTTTTCTTTAAGGGGTAGAAGCGGAATTGGCTGGGGTTGTTCTCCGTTCTGGCTTCTTTCTCCGGTAAGGGCTCCGGGAGAACCGACGGTAGAGTTTGCGCCAGAGGTTATTGCCAGTACCAGCAGAAATGTCAACATCACGAGTAAACACCGTAGCTTGCCGCGTCCAGAGGAGCTTCTCATTTTTTCCTCCTCGTCATTCACTTCGATAGTTTTCCGGGCTTCCCCGGCATAATATCAAAAATCGAAAGAGAGCGGCAAAATAACAGGGGGTCGGTATATATTGGAATAACCGGCTTATTCCTGAAAGTAATAGTGGACTCAGACAGGGAGATTTCGAGTTTTCTTACCGTTAACGGTATATCTCCCGGGGAAAAACCGGAATAACCGGAAGGCAAGCCGTCCCGCCCTTGTTATCCGCCCAGATAGGCTTGCTGGACTTCGGGATTTGCCAGCAGTTGCTCGGCCGTGTCGGCCAGGACTATGTTCCCCACTTCCATGACGTAGCCCCGGTGTGCCAGTTTAAGGGCCGCTCTGGCGTTCTGCTCGACCAGAAGTATTGTAACCCCCTGCTGGTTGATCTCCCGAAGGGTCTGAAAGATGCTTTTTACCAGAATTGGTGCCAGTCCGAGGCTGGGCTCATCCAGAAGCAGGATCTTAGGCCGGCTCATTAAAGCCCTTCCGATGGCGAGCATCTGCTGTTCTCCACCGCTTAATGTCCCGGCCAGTTGCTCCCGGCGCTCCGCAAGGATTGGAAAAAGCTCATAAACCCACTCTTCGGCCGCAGCCGTCCCGGCATCGTTGCGTCTCGTAAATGCTCCCAGCTTCAGGTTTTCTCTCACTGTAAGGGTGCCGAAGATCCTGCGGCCTTCGGGCACCTGAGCAATCCCCAGCTTGACTATTTCGTGAGCCGGGAGTTTGTGAAGAGGTGTTTTGTCAAGGTATATTCCACCATGAGATGGTTTAAGGATGCCGCTTATGGTCATCAGTGTGGTGCTCTTTCCGGCTCCGTTTGCACCGAGTATTGCAACGATTTCGCCTTCCCGTACTTCCAGGTTAATACCGTGAAGTACTTCAATGTTCCCGTATTTCACCTTGAGATCAACGACCTGGAGCAGCATCACCCATCCTCTTCGGTTCCCAGGTATGCTTCGATAACCTTTGGGTTCCTGCGTATTTCTTCCGGTGTCCCTTCAGCAATCTTCGACCCGTATTCGAGCACAACGATCCTTTCGCAGATTTTCATAACCACATTCATATCGTGCTCAATGAGCAAAACAGTTATTCCTCTGTCACGAATCTTTGCAATGAGCTCTATAAGGCCTTCCGTCTCTTTTTCGTTCATTCCCCCGGCAGGTTCGTCCAGGATGAGTAATCTGGGATGTGTTGCCAGAGCCCGGGCGATCTCAAGAAGCCGTTGGTTTCCGTAAGAAAGATTTCCCGCCAGAACATCGTGATAATCTGCAATTCCCACGAACTTTAAAAGCGAATAGGCTTCGTAAAGCTTTTCTTCTTCCTCCTTTTTTTGCCCGGGAAGTCTCAAAAGGGCGGCAATCACTCCGGATTTCATTCGACAATGAGCGCCGGCAAGAACGTTTTCCAGAGCGGTGAGCCTGGGAAAAAGGCGGATGGTCTGAAAGGTTCTGGCAATGCCGAGCTGGACGATCTGGTGAGGCTTTCTGCCTACGATGGACTCGTTGTCGAATATAATTTCCCCCTGATCGGGGGTATAGATTCCCGTAATCAGATTAAAAACCGTGGTTTTCCCCGCTCCGTTAGGCCCTATAAGCCCGATAATTTCGCCGGAATTTACATCAAAAGAGACGTTGTTAACCGCAACGAGACCTCCAAAGGACTTGGTTACACGCTGAATACTTAAAAGACTCATTCCGCAAGAAAACCTCCTGCACTTCCAGAGGGCAATCTATATACCCGTCGGCGTGCCGGTATCAATCCCTCCGGCCGGAATATCATCATAACGATCATTGCCGCTCCAAAAAAAAGCATCCTTGCATCGGCCAGCTCTCTGAATATTTCAGGAAGCCCCACAATCAGGAATGCTCCCAGGATGACTCCCTCGATGCTACCGGCTCCCCCGAGAATAACCAGTGTAAACATTATAACGGATTCCCAAAAACTGAAGGATTCCGGAGATATAAGTATCATCTTGCCGGCGTAGATATTCCCCACCATGCCGGCCCAGGCGGCTCCTATGACAAAACACAGGAGCTTGTAATGGGCCACGTTAACACCGCATCCTTCGGCTGCCACTTCATCCTCTCGCAGGTAGTTAAGCGCCCGGCCTACGCGGCTGTTCTCCAGACGACGGAAAAGTACGACCGTTATGAGCACGAAAACCCAGACGAGATAGAAAAACTGATAGGGTGTTTTTATGACGTATCCAAAGATCTGAGGGCGGGATATTCCGAAAATTCCGTTGGCTCCTCCGGTGATACCGAAAACATTGTTTATCAGGGCAATGCGAACGATTTCCCCCACGCCGATGGTCACTATGCACAGGTAGTCGCCTCTGAGGTGAATAATCGGCCTCGCTATGATCAAAGCAAAGATTCCCGCGGCAAGGCCGGAGACGGGAAGAATCCATAGTAGGGGAATGTGAAACTTGGTGTTCAGGATGGCGGCGGTGTAAGCACCGACTGCATAGAAAGCCGCATGTCCCAGATTGAAGAGCCCGGCGTGACCCACTATCAGGTTCAGGCTCAGGCCCAGCAGTGCGTAGATACCCACATTTACCAGAACATCAACCCAGTAGGGGTTTAGAAAAAGAGGTACGACAAAAAAAGTGACCAGAAAAACGGCGGTCAGCAGAGTTCTTTTGTCAGGCTTCATACCTTTTCAGCCACCCTCTCTCCCAGGAGTCCTGTGGGTCTAACAATTAGAATTACGATGAGTACCAGGAAGGCGATGGCATCTTTCCAGGCTATGGACAGGTATGCGGCACCCAGGGCTTCTATTACGCCCAGAATCAGCCCACCGAGCATTGCTCCAGGTATGTTGCCGATTCCTCCAAGTATGGCTGCAGTAAAGGCTTTCAACCCATAAATCCACCCCATGGTGAATTTTATCTGTCCGTACAAAAGTCCGACCATAACCCCTGCAAAACCGCCCAGCGCCGGTCCGATGATAAAAACCAGGGTTATTACGGCATTCACGTTTATTCCCATGAGCTGTGCCGCCTTCTGGTCGATAGCGGCAGCACGGATGGCGGTTCCGATGGTGGTTTTCTGGATGAAAAGATAAAGTGCAAGCATCATGATTACAGAGGCAGCCAGAACCAGGATCCTTATCAGCGGAATGTACAACCCGAAGATGTTCAGGGCAATTTTGGGAAGGAGATCCTGAGGGTAAACCTGAAAGCGGGCTCCGTAAATGAGCATAACGGCGTTTTGAAAGAATATGGATGCACCAAGAGCCGAGACGACGGCCGAAAGTCGAGGGGAATGTCTCAAAGGTCTGTAGGCTACGCGTTCCAGGATGACTCCCAGCACCGCAACAAGTCCCATAACCATAAGTGATAAAAGGAAAATACCGGCAACAGGCCCTATGTGATCGGCCAGGCCCAGGGATATGAGCAGTGTAAGGCCGAGATAGGCTCCTATGGTGAAAAGATCGCCGTGGGCGAAATTTATGAGCTTCAAAACGCCGTAAACCATCGTATAGCCAAGGGCAATTAGAGCATAGATTCCGCCCACACACAGACCGTTGATGAACTGTTGCAGGAACTCTTCCATGTGGAAACCTTCTGAATGCATTCGTAAACCCTGACGCCCCCAGGCGGCAGGCGTCAGGGCGGCTTATCGGCGTGTTACGGCATGAGGATGAATTCGCCTTTTTCGTTCACTTTGTAAACCCTGTAAACCTCGCCTACCCGATCACCTTTCTCATTGAAAGAGATCGTTCCCGTAAGACCCGGAAAGTCTTTAAGCTTGTTGTGCAGATAATCTGCCAGAACGTCGGGATCGGTGGATTTCGTTTCCTGAATGGCCTTAATGAGTACCCGGAAACCGTCTCCGGCCAGAACGGCATAAATCGAATTGGGTGGATTTCCGTACTTCTCGGAGAACTTGGCAAGGAAAGCCTTAGCTTCTTCACCGGGAAGGTCCTTTGGCAGAGGAGCACTCAGGAAGTAAAACCCCGCAGCAGCATCAGCCCCGGCTATCTTTACGAGGTCCGGATTGTTCGTGGCATCACCGCCGATAAAGGGCACCTCCCACTTCATTTCTTTCTTCTGCCGCAGAAGCAGGCCCGCCTCGGGATAATACCCTGTGAAAAATACCACATCGGGATTTGCCCCCTTCAGCTTGGTCAGAATGGCGGTGTAGTCCTGCTCGCCCGGAGTCAGGGCGTCGAAAAAGACTATTTCAATACCCTGTTCTTTTTCAAGAAGCCCCCTGGCTTCGTCGGCCAGACCTTTTGCGTAGGTGGTGTTGTCGTGAAGTATGGCTACCTTTTTAAACCCCATGTCTTTTATTGTTTTAACCGCAACCCTTGCCTGCTCATCATCCCTCGGGCAGGTCCTGAAGAAGTATTTTAATCCCTTTTCGGTCAATCTTATGGCCGTTGAACCGTTTGCGATCTGAATGACTTTGGCTTCGTTATAAATGTTCTGAGTTGCTTCCGTAACCGAAGAACCGTAAGTTCCGATAACCCCCACGATACCCTGAGTTACCAGCTTCTGCGCCGCAAGTGCCGCCGTTCGTGGATCTCCGCCATCGTCTTCAACGATCAATTCGACCTTCTGTCCGTTTACTCCCCCGGCCGCGTTAATCTCATCAACCATGATGTCCAGAACCTGCTTCATTTCCTGACCTTCACTGGCCCATGGTCCGGTCATGGGACCCATAAGACCTATCTTTAAGGCGTCGGCATAAACACGGGATGAAACGAAAAACAGGAACAGGCACACAAAAACACCCACTACTGTAATCAACCGCTTCATATTCCTACCTCCCTGCTGTTACCAATGGTTTACCGCCCCGAAACCACTCTCTGTACAGACTACATAACATCGTGTAATCTAAAAAGGGTTTCGATTTTCTTAAACAGCATTTGATCCCGTTTGTCAAACGGAGACATGAAGGGAAAAGAATTTGTTTTGATGATCGGCCTGCCTCGTTCCGGGAAGTCAACCTACGTTGACCGTTTCCTGTCGGAATATCAACTGGTTTGCCCTGACGACATTCGCAAGGGCCTTGGGGTAAAACACGACAGGCGTCTGGAGCCCTTCGTTTGGGCGGTTGTGGAGGCTCAATTGAGAGCCCTTATGGAAAGGGGACGTCCTGTGGTTCTGGATGCAACGAACACTGTGAATCAGGCGAGAAGTAAGTGGATTGGACTGGCAAAGGATTACGGATATGAGGTTCGGCTGGTCTGGATCGATACTCCTCTTTCTGTATGCCTTGATCGAGCAAAACAGGACGGTTTCCCCGAATCGGTTCTTTTAAGGATGTATCATCAATTAAAAAAAGAACCTCCTGACGAATCCTGCTCTCTTTACAAACTTGAACGCATACCTTACGAATCCGGAACTCCCGATGACGGGTCGGGAGAAAGTAGAGGCGATTGTGCACAACTGGATTGAAATAGATCTTTCGGCCCTTCGTCATAATTTTGCGGAGATTAAAAGACGTGCCGGGGCAGGTGTTGAGATCATACCCGTCGTGAAGAACAATGCCTACGGTCACGGAGCACCTATCATCGCCGGTGAGCTTGTGCGGCTGGGAGTTCGCACGCTTGCGGTAAGTAAAATGGATGAAGCATTGACCCTCAGACGGGGCGGAATTAACCTACCTCTTCTTGTCCTTTCAGGCCTGGAAGGAAACGAATACGGGGATGCCCTGGAGCATAACTTTATGCCGGTAGTATTCAGCCCGGATCAGATTGAAGTGTGCAACATGGTTGGTCGGGATCGGGACCGTCGGTTCCCGGTTCACGTCAAATTCGATACCGGAATGGGGCGCCTCGGATTTATGATTTCTGAAATCGATAAAATAATAGAGGTCCTCAGGAAATCACCTTATGTGCAGGTTGACGGCGTAATGACTCACTTTGCCGATGCCGACAACAGGTCTTCCACCCACATTCTGGAACAGTTAACCTGTTTTGAGCGGATAATAAAGATCTTAAAAAGCGAAGGGATTTTTCCGGGAAGGATTCATGCCTCCAATAGTGCCGCCTTTTTTCTTTTCCCTCAATCCCATTTCAACGCCGTTCGCCCGGGCCTTGCCCTTTACGGTCCCGCTCACTTTGCTCCCGATCTCAAACCCGTTATGAGCTTTAAAAGCCGAATCCTGCAGGTGAAGGACATACCGGCGGGTCATTCCGTTGGTTACGGCCGTACTTTTATTGCTCCAAGAGCGATGAGAATAGCCGTCGTGTCCGCAGGTTACGGGGACGGGTATTTTCGATGTCTGTCCAATAAGGCGGAGGTCATCATTCGGGGGGTTAGATGTCCCATAGTGGGCAGGGTCTCGATGAATCTTCTAACCGTGGATGTTTCTCATGTTCCTGATGTCGTGCCCGACGACGAGGTCGTGCTGTTGGGATCCCAGGGACATGAATGCATTGGGGCAGATGAGCTGGCAGAGAAAGCGGGTACGATAAGCTATGAAATCTATTGCCGACTTGGAGCAAATCCTTTAAAGCGCATTGTGAAATTTACAGGTGAGGAGGAGTAAGGTGCTGGTTAGAGACCGTTTGCGGGAGCTTCTAATTCTGGCCGTAAGGGAACTGAGCAGTGATTTGGGTGATTTTGAACCGGAAATCGAAATTCCCTCATCCAGAGAGCACGGTCACTATGCAACCAATGCGGCAATGATGCTTGCCAGGACGCTAAAACAAAAACCCAGAGACATTGCTTCTCGCCTTGTATCGTGCATAGAGAAGCGAAATCCTGATTTTATCGAAAAGATTGAAGTGGCGGGTCCGGGATTCGTGAATTTTTTTATTTACCCTGATGCCTTCACGGCGATGCTCCCTTACATTGTGGCCTCCGACAGAGATTATGGAAAATCGAATTTGGGCAACGGAAGGTACGTTCAGGTGGAGTTCGTCAGCGCCAATCCCACAGGCCCTTTGCATATAGGTCATGGAAGAGGCGCTGCAACAGGTGACAGTATAGCAAGAATACTTGAAGCCTGTGGCTATCGTGTTCAAAGAGAGTACTATATCAACGACACGGGCAAGCAGATGGAAATCCTGGGGCGAAGCCTCTATCTTAGGTATCTCGAAGCTCTGGGAAAAGAAATCGAATTCCCCGAAGATCACTACAAAGGGCAGTACATGAAGGATCTTGCGGCGGAATTGCTGGGTCACAAGGGTGACACACTTCTGGGGTTACCGGAAAGTGAGGCCGTAAGTTTTTGTGCACAGTATGCCGGAAATAGAATCCTTGAGGGAATTAAAAAAGACCTGGAAGACTTTCGCGTAACCTTTGATGAGTGGTTCAGCGAAAAAGGTCTCCACGAAGGCGGTAAGGTGGAGCAAACTATAGAGTTTTTGCGAGGGCGAGGGCATATCTACGAAAAAGATGGAGCCCTCTGGTTCAGAAGCACGGCCTTTGGTGATGAAAAGGATCGCGTAGTTGTGAGAAGTAACGGTGCGACCACATATTTTGCTGCCGACATAGCTTATCACTGGAACAAATTCATGCGGGGTTTCGACACCGTAATTGACATCTGGGGAGCAGACCATCACGGTTACGTGGCTCGTATGAAGGCGGCAGTAGAGGCTCTGGGTTATGATTCCGAGCAACTCAGGATCGTGCTCGTACAGCTCGTAAATCTGCTCAGGGGAGGCCAGCCTGTGGCAATGTCAACCCGTGCCGGCGAATTCGTAACGCTCAGAGAGGTCATGGATGAAGTGGGGGTTGACGCCGCCCGATACATATTCCTTACGAGGCGTTCGGACAGCCATCTCGATTTCGACCTTGAAGTGGCAAAGCAACAGAGCAACGAAAACCCCGTTTATTACGTCCAGTATGCCCACGCAAGGCTGTGTAGCCTCTTTGAAGTCGCCCGTGAACGGGGATTTTCTGCGGAGAACGACAAGGTGCCCAATCTGAGTTTGTTGAGGGAGCAACAGGAACTCGATTTAATAAGGCTTCTCGGCGAGTATCCTCATGTCGTTGCATCCAGCGCCATATTCCTCGAACCCCATCGGATTCCCTATTATCTTCACGAGTTGGTTTCTGAATTTCACTCCTATTACAATCACCATCGAATACTGGGAGATGATACAGAGCTTGCCCTTGCTCGCCTTTATCTTGCCAGGGCTTTGCGGGTGGTGATCCGTAATGCTCTGGAGTTAATAGGAGTGTCGGCGCCGGAGAGAATGTGAGATTCTGTGCAGGGGCCTAATAGAGAAAAATTTCAAAAAAAAGCAATGCGACTTGAACTTTCAATGGGGAGGTTCGTTTTTCTTTGCCTTATCCTTTTTGCCTCGTACTTGTGGACCTTTGAACTGGGAGTGACTGTAGGTCGAAGCGTTATTGTGAGGAACGAAGAATCTTTTATGAAGAAGGCTGCGCTCTTTCTCGGTTATCGACCTCCCCCGGTTGAACAGGTGTGGAGAGCCGATGCATCCCGCACCTGGATCTCTCCTGAAGAGATGGAACAAGAGCTGGGCTATTATGATGCCTTGATTGCGAAGGCGCCGGAAAAAACCGGGGTTGAAACCTCCGCCGCCCCTGCGGAAGCGGAAGTTGAGGAGGAAAGTTCGGAGTCTATTCCCGAAACATCGCAATCTGAAGAAAAGGTTTATACCGTCCTTGCTGCATCATTTCAAAACCCGGAAAATGCCCAAAAGCTTATGATGCTTTTAAAATCGAAAGGCTACCCCGTAACGGTTGAGCGGATTTCGGTTCGTGACTCGGTCTGGCATAGGGTGGTGGTCGGTACCTTTAAAAACAGGGAAGACGCTTTGAAATTTCTGAGTATGTTCAATTCAAAGGAAGGATTGCAGGGGATAGTAATCCAGAAATAGACAGGAGTCCTGGATGGAAAAAAACCGTGAAGACAGGTTTAAAACCTACGGGCGCAGACCCGATCCGCTTCTGGAAGATTTCTTTGATCCGGAAATACCTCTTCCCGACATTTGCTGGGAAACGGTGCCGCATTCCGTTAATCCCTATCTGGTATGGGAGGCTTACGATGAAAATGTGCACGGGTGGGTTTTCCTCTGGTATCCCACCAGAGACCGCATAACGGGCAGATCCTATGGTGAGTTCGAACGGGCCCAGTATTTTCACAACGATCTGGTGCGGATTCTGAAAGAGATGCACAGATGGCCACTCTGGGGAACCAGAAAGCATCGAAAACACACATTGGCCTTTGCACTTCTCCAGCTTTATGCAGAGGTTTCGGATCTCTGGTGGTGTGCTGTGTAATTTTTATCTCTTCTCCATTAATTCCAGAATTCTCTTCCTGCCCTCGTAAAATTCCATTGCCATCTGATCCACTACGGCATCGACCTCACGGCGATAGAATTCTTCGGCCTTATCCGCCGGAACCCCCAGTTGCCTCTGTAGGGCTCTTACTTCGCCAAGGCGTTTTGCTCCGAGGACGGCCAGCTTTTCTTTACAGAATTCACAAAAAGCAGCCGAGTAGAGATAGACCATAGACCTCTTTGTACTTTCCACATCTTCGGTGCTTAATAAAAATGCGATGTGCTCGTAAAGGAGTTCAATCCAGAAGTCTCTATCTATTCCGAGAAATGTGACCGGGTCTTCATCTCTTGCTTCGAACTGCGAAAGAATTTTGTAAGATTTTTCCACCCTGTGAAAGGATTCAGGAAGAAGAACTTTGGATATTTCTTTCCGGAATTCGGGGTATCGCTCAACGAGAACGGTTCTCTTGACATCCACATCAAAAACGTCCGTATATCCCGGATCAATGAAAGGAATGCCCGTTTTTCGGGAATCCCACACTATGGGTCTTCGGAGCGGCTCGTTACCCGATAAAACGCGCTTCACCTGGCCGCGCTCCTTCTCGTACGTAATTATTTGCTTCAAAGCGGCACCGATAACCTCGCCGGGCATTACCGCAAGCTTTGATTCGTCCGTCACGTCATGGAGTTTTGCTCCGAGATAAACTTCATAAATCTGTGTATCGGGGTCTGCGATGTTATCAAAGGTCGTTGCTATGTCGGTTCCGTAACGCCTCCTGTGGTCGTCCCATTCGGCAAGGCATTCTCTTCTTACGGCTCCCTGAGAAAGCACTATGTCTCCTGAAATGCCGCCTGGCACATATACGCCCATAATCGTCGTGAGGGGTCCCACTACAAATCTGGTCAGGGAGGCATCGACAAAATGCCGGGCATAGCGGGCGGTTATGAAAAAACTCTTTTCGGGGAAGTTAATTGCGTGTTCCTGCTCTACTTCTCTGAAAACTCTGAACCATGGATCGAAATCGTTCTTCAGATCTCCGTCGAGGAGTATTAACACCTTAACCGATGGAGTTCTGGACACCTCTTCGTATAACAACTTCAGGGCACTTCCCTTACCGGGCGTGTGATTTCCGGCGTAACCATCGTAGGGAACGGCAACCAGCAGCAGGTTTTTCCGTTGCGAATCCGTCAAATTTACCAGGGCATCACGGGCTCCAGCTATTGCCGCCTTCAATGTGGAATCATCTTTTGAGTCTTCAGTCCAGGTGCCGTCAGACACACAGATGGCGACATTTTCCTGAGGGAACTGCTTTGTTACCGCCCGGATATCTCTTTTTATCTCGTCTCCTATGTTGTTTTCGTTTCTGAAGGTCGGATGCCCGATAACCCTGGTAACACCGTTCGCCGAAAAAAGCGCGGCCAGTTCTCCTGCTCCGGGAGCCTCGCAGGAAACGAAAATCCTGTCGGAAATTTGCATAAGGGCCATAACGGAAAACCTCCACCCCTCTGCCCGATTGCATACACAGCAGTTATCCTGCTATGATAGCCTGTGATCATATGATGTAATACGCAACATGCAGGGACTTAAAGTGAAAAATGCCCCTCTTTTGGAAAAAGATCAATCCCGAATTGCCAGGATGTTCAACCGCATTGCTCCCTGTTACGATTTTTTAAACCACTTCCTTTCGGCAGGTTTTGATCGGTGGTGGCGCCTTAAGGCAACGGAAGCCCTTTCAATGTGCCTCGAAAAAGCAGGGAAAAGCAGGGCCACCGTTCTGGATGTTGCAACGGGAACGGGCGACCTGGCTTTTGCCTTTTTACGCCGGTTTTCCGGTGGGTCTGTTATCGGGGTTGATATAGCCGATGAGATGCTTTTGAGGTCTCTCAGGAAGGCCCGAAGTAACAGGAGAGGTCACAAATACAGTTGTGTGCGAGGGGACGCCCTGGCACTTCCCTTCAGGTCGGTCTCATTCGATGCTCTCATGATAGCCTACGGCATTCGAAATGTTCCGGATGTAAACCGTGCCCTCGAAGAGTTCTACCGGGTTATCAAACCCGGAGGATACATGATGATTCTGGAATTCGGGCTCCCTGAGAAAACTCTGATCCGCGAAGTTTATCTCTTCTATTTCAACCGTATTCTTCCCTTCATGGGAGGGCTTATTTCGGGCGATCGAGAAGCCTACACATACCTTCCCGTCTCGGTTCACCATTTTTTGCCGCCCTGCGCCATGGAAGATGTCGTGCAAGATCACGGGTTTGAAGTGGTTCACAGGCATATATTCTTGGCAGGGATTTCGTACTTTATCATCGGGAGAAAGGTTGAATGATGAAAAAGAGGAAATATAGAGACCTGCAGGACTTCGTTGCAGAGCTGGAAAGAGAAGGAGAGCTTCTTCGTGTAAGGGCTCCGGTTTCGCCCTATCTTGAAATAACGGAAATCACGGACATTATGTGTAAGTACCCCGGAGGCGGCAAGGCCCTTCTGTTTGAGAATGTAAAAGGGCATTCAATCCCGGTGGTTACCAATATTTTCGGAAGTGAGAAAAGAATATGCATGGCTCTGGGAGTGTCAGATCTTGAGGAGTTGGCCGATCGTCTCGCAAGGTTTGCTTCCCCTCCGGCTCCGACTTCTTTGCGAGACCTTCTGGGTTTGGCTTTGATGGGGCATAAGCTCAGCAGGTTTATCCCGAGGAAATTTCGGGGTAGCCCTGCACCCTGTCAGGAAGTTTGTCACATTGGTTCTCAGGCCGACCTGGGGAAGCTTCCCGTTTTGACCTGCTGGCCGAAAGACGGAGGGCCCTTCATAACATTGCCCATCGTGATTACTAAGAGCCTTGAGACGGGCAGACGGAATGCCGGCATGTATCGCCTCCAGATTTACGACGCAAGAACCACCGGAATGCACTGGCACATCCACAAAGACGGATCACATTACTTTCAGGAATACAGAAAAAGAGGCATAAAAATGCCCGTTGCCGTTGCAATAGGGGCCGATCCGGCAACGATTTATGCTGCTACGGCACCTCTACCGCGGGGTGTGGATGAGATCTTTTTTTCCGGTTTTATTCGAGAAGAGCCGGTTCCAATGGTTAAGTGCAAAACAATTGATCTGGAGGTTCCGGCCACGGCAGAAATCGTTATTGAAGGGTATGTGGATCCTTGCGAGACCCGAATTGAAGGCCCCTTTGGGGATCATACGGGATATTACAGCCTTGAAGACGAATACCCCGTGTTCCATGTGACGGCCATAACCCACAGGAAGAAACCTCTTTACGCCGCCACCGTTGTAGGGCGACCTCCTATGGAGGATTGCTATCTTGCAAAGGCGACGGAAAGGATTTTTCTACCGCTTCTGAAAATGGTCTTCCCCGAAATAGTCGATTACTGGATGCCCTGGGAGGGCGTCTTCCACAATATAACCGTGGTCTCCATCAATAAAGCCTATCCGGGTCATGCTCACAGAATTATGCAGGCTCTTTGGAGCCAGGGGCAAATGTCCTTTTGCAAGTGCATTGTCGTGGTTGACGGGGACTTGAGGGTAAACGACCCTAAAAGCATCGTCACTCACCTGCTTAACAGCGTAGATTTTGAAAAGGATCTGGTGATTACCGAGGGTATCCTGGATGTTCTGGATCACAGTGCGCCTCAACCGCTCTTCGGCTCAAAGCTTGGCATAGACGCGACGAAGAAGATGACCTACGAACCG
This Thermodesulforhabdus norvegica DNA region includes the following protein-coding sequences:
- the ubiE gene encoding bifunctional demethylmenaquinone methyltransferase/2-methoxy-6-polyprenyl-1,4-benzoquinol methylase UbiE is translated as MKNAPLLEKDQSRIARMFNRIAPCYDFLNHFLSAGFDRWWRLKATEALSMCLEKAGKSRATVLDVATGTGDLAFAFLRRFSGGSVIGVDIADEMLLRSLRKARSNRRGHKYSCVRGDALALPFRSVSFDALMIAYGIRNVPDVNRALEEFYRVIKPGGYMMILEFGLPEKTLIREVYLFYFNRILPFMGGLISGDREAYTYLPVSVHHFLPPCAMEDVVQDHGFEVVHRHIFLAGISYFIIGRKVE
- a CDS encoding menaquinone biosynthesis decarboxylase, with translation MMKKRKYRDLQDFVAELEREGELLRVRAPVSPYLEITEITDIMCKYPGGGKALLFENVKGHSIPVVTNIFGSEKRICMALGVSDLEELADRLARFASPPAPTSLRDLLGLALMGHKLSRFIPRKFRGSPAPCQEVCHIGSQADLGKLPVLTCWPKDGGPFITLPIVITKSLETGRRNAGMYRLQIYDARTTGMHWHIHKDGSHYFQEYRKRGIKMPVAVAIGADPATIYAATAPLPRGVDEIFFSGFIREEPVPMVKCKTIDLEVPATAEIVIEGYVDPCETRIEGPFGDHTGYYSLEDEYPVFHVTAITHRKKPLYAATVVGRPPMEDCYLAKATERIFLPLLKMVFPEIVDYWMPWEGVFHNITVVSINKAYPGHAHRIMQALWSQGQMSFCKCIVVVDGDLRVNDPKSIVTHLLNSVDFEKDLVITEGILDVLDHSAPQPLFGSKLGIDATKKMTYEPERKLPEIKSRFPGESVIHSALIRINEGIKDFYFPRMNTLHNPLLLTVRKDSGLTCKRFIPALLEHPDLEYFSVFVLFDDHIDLQDSSLIFWKIFNNVDPRRDITVQHGRIVIDATKKGPQDGHSRPWPDEIVMSEEIKERVRRRASELGIEELLSPRG